From one Deinococcus aetherius genomic stretch:
- a CDS encoding phytanoyl-CoA dioxygenase family protein: MNSQVTPEQVRQFQTRGFVVLDGFLDASDLATWREVVEDAVAQRLSLRNGLSNADYPDEYYRQVFTQALRLADTHEGVARLVRDPHLGEVAATLTGVDGVRIWHDQALIKQPYGNQTAWHRDTPYWAVHSPKTVNMWFALDDATLENGCLWYLPGTQNDGDYRLVRIGSNMGDIFKEYPEWKRIEAVPAPCRAGSVVIHNGMVAHAAGANMTPRPRRAMTSVYYPDGEVYNGQPDTLPEAYYRNLQAGDLLDDDRYVPLVWSKATHGSLVAG; this comes from the coding sequence ATGAACAGCCAGGTGACGCCCGAGCAGGTGCGGCAGTTTCAGACCCGGGGGTTCGTGGTGCTCGATGGGTTTCTCGACGCTTCCGACCTCGCCACCTGGCGCGAGGTCGTGGAGGATGCGGTGGCCCAGCGCCTCTCGCTACGCAACGGGCTGAGCAACGCGGACTACCCCGACGAGTACTACCGTCAGGTCTTTACCCAGGCCCTGCGCCTCGCCGACACGCACGAGGGCGTCGCGCGGCTGGTGCGCGACCCGCACCTGGGCGAGGTGGCCGCGACGCTGACCGGCGTGGACGGCGTGCGTATCTGGCACGACCAGGCCCTGATCAAGCAGCCGTACGGCAACCAGACCGCCTGGCACCGCGACACGCCCTACTGGGCGGTGCACTCCCCCAAGACCGTCAACATGTGGTTCGCCCTCGACGACGCCACCCTGGAAAACGGGTGCCTGTGGTACCTGCCAGGCACGCAGAACGACGGTGATTACCGCCTGGTGCGCATCGGGTCGAACATGGGCGACATCTTCAAGGAGTACCCGGAGTGGAAGCGGATCGAGGCGGTGCCCGCCCCGTGCCGCGCCGGGTCGGTGGTGATCCACAACGGCATGGTCGCGCACGCGGCCGGGGCGAACATGACCCCGCGTCCCCGCCGCGCCATGACCAGCGTCTACTACCCCGACGGGGAGGTGTACAACGGCCAGCCCGATACCCTGCCCGAGGCGTACTACCGGAATCTTCAGGCGGGTGACCTCCTCGACGACGACCGCTACGTGCCGCTGGTGTGGAGCAAGGCCACCCACGGCTCCCTGGTCGCCGGCTGA
- a CDS encoding transposase, producing the protein MSSTLSWAVLVPSTIRAPEVGALLEAGRAATPKFVQVERLLTTGWKLLAGHEAQPLRGWLSDLEQSGIKELRAFAVGLDRDFDAVRAAVETAYSNGRMEGQINRLKTIKRGMYGRAGLDLPKARVLHQAQRPTASVTKR; encoded by the coding sequence GTGAGTTCTACGCTCTCCTGGGCCGTGCTGGTTCCCAGCACCATTCGCGCGCCGGAAGTCGGCGCGCTGCTGGAAGCGGGTCGAGCGGCGACGCCCAAGTTCGTCCAGGTGGAACGGCTGCTGACGACGGGCTGGAAGCTGTTGGCTGGACACGAGGCCCAACCCCTACGGGGTTGGCTCAGTGACCTGGAGCAGAGTGGCATCAAAGAACTTCGGGCCTTCGCGGTCGGACTCGACCGCGATTTCGACGCAGTGCGGGCAGCGGTGGAAACGGCGTACAGCAATGGGCGGATGGAGGGGCAGATCAACCGCCTCAAGACCATCAAGCGGGGGATGTACGGCCGGGCGGGCCTCGACCTGCCCAAGGCGAGGGTGCTGCACCAGGCCCAACGCCCCACGGCCAGCGTCACCAAAAGGTAG
- a CDS encoding response regulator, with protein MRPVRVLVVDDQALFREGLITLLSTRPECQVVGEAANGLEALERAAALAPQVVLMDLRMPVMNGVEATARLRAAHPQVRVLVLTTFEEDADVYGALRAGAVGYLLKDVSAATLVEAIRSAARNETVLQPSVAAKVVAEFARLSEVAAPALLAEPPSEALSERERQVLRLLAVGASNREIAAALHLSEGTVKNHVTNVLGKLGVRDRTQAALQARALGLL; from the coding sequence GTGAGGCCTGTCCGGGTGCTGGTCGTGGATGACCAGGCGCTGTTCCGGGAGGGCCTGATCACCCTGCTCTCGACGCGCCCGGAGTGCCAGGTGGTGGGCGAGGCCGCCAACGGCCTGGAGGCGCTGGAGCGGGCGGCGGCCCTCGCGCCGCAGGTGGTGCTGATGGACCTGCGCATGCCCGTGATGAACGGGGTCGAGGCCACCGCCCGGCTGCGGGCGGCCCATCCGCAGGTCCGCGTGCTGGTCCTCACGACCTTCGAGGAGGACGCGGACGTGTACGGCGCCCTGCGGGCGGGCGCGGTGGGCTACCTGCTCAAGGACGTGAGCGCCGCCACGCTGGTGGAGGCCATCCGCTCGGCGGCGAGGAACGAGACCGTGTTGCAGCCCTCGGTGGCGGCGAAGGTCGTCGCGGAGTTCGCGCGCCTGTCGGAGGTCGCGGCCCCCGCGCTGCTGGCCGAGCCGCCGAGCGAGGCGCTCTCCGAACGCGAGCGTCAGGTGCTGCGGCTGCTCGCGGTGGGCGCGAGCAACAGGGAGATCGCCGCAGCCCTGCACCTGTCGGAGGGCACGGTCAAGAACCACGTGACGAACGTGCTGGGCAAGCTGGGCGTTCGGGACCGCACGCAGGCCGCCCTACAGGCCAGAGCGCTGGGGCTGCTGTGA
- a CDS encoding nucleotidyltransferase domain-containing protein: MKLEQVVELYQSFEAAQLQVWVDGGWGVDALLGEQTRPHSDLDLALKFGELPSCENILKSHGYVEAERDGEPEWNRVFRQPSGWQVDLHGFVLDVAGNAVLGDPAQGIMYPVGALDGAGTLGELRVRCVAAPFVLQFRNSFEPRSVDHHDVARLCARFDLPLPCRFRPHGS, encoded by the coding sequence ATGAAGCTGGAGCAGGTCGTGGAGCTCTACCAATCCTTCGAGGCGGCACAGCTTCAAGTCTGGGTCGATGGCGGCTGGGGCGTTGACGCCCTTCTGGGCGAACAGACGCGGCCACACTCCGATCTCGACCTGGCGCTGAAGTTCGGGGAACTTCCCTCGTGCGAGAACATCCTTAAGTCCCACGGCTACGTGGAGGCCGAACGCGACGGCGAGCCCGAGTGGAACCGCGTGTTCCGTCAACCGTCGGGCTGGCAGGTCGACTTACACGGCTTCGTGCTCGACGTGGCTGGCAACGCCGTCCTCGGCGACCCTGCACAGGGAATCATGTATCCGGTGGGCGCGCTGGACGGGGCGGGAACGCTGGGCGAGCTGCGGGTGCGCTGTGTGGCTGCGCCCTTCGTGCTCCAGTTTCGGAACAGCTTTGAACCTCGTTCGGTGGATCATCACGACGTGGCGCGGCTGTGTGCCCGCTTCGACCTGCCGCTGCCGTGCCGCTTTCGTCCTCACGGCAGCTGA
- a CDS encoding AraC family transcriptional regulator has protein sequence MGETPADLRDTQVLGDRTREHVVPATGCLPLALHHMVAAGVSEAGPGFQWVRRQPDISVLLACVAGHGQVRVGEQWVVCAPGSAYLAPRGALHAYHTSGDERWTLAWVIYQEGPQQAPLVDVPAPTLVPLAAEPLHASILGLYGEFIGSAEPAFLRHWADLVHLHVERAVRRRREGRLARVWEAVDGDLARAWTVRDLAELAHVSSEQLRLLCHRHLGRSPLRQVTQLRMQRATHLLRATGWSVEAVALAVGYDNAFAFSTAFRRWAGVPPSGFRAGSAGNRAEAGPP, from the coding sequence ATGGGCGAGACACCAGCGGACCTTCGTGACACCCAGGTCCTGGGCGACCGCACCCGCGAGCACGTGGTGCCCGCCACGGGCTGTCTGCCGCTCGCGCTGCACCACATGGTCGCGGCGGGCGTGTCGGAGGCGGGGCCGGGCTTCCAGTGGGTGAGGCGCCAGCCGGACATCAGCGTGCTGCTGGCGTGTGTCGCGGGCCATGGGCAGGTGCGGGTCGGGGAGCAGTGGGTGGTGTGCGCCCCGGGCAGCGCCTACCTCGCGCCGCGCGGCGCCCTGCACGCCTACCACACTTCCGGCGACGAGCGCTGGACCCTGGCCTGGGTCATCTACCAGGAGGGGCCGCAGCAGGCCCCGCTCGTGGACGTCCCGGCCCCCACCCTCGTGCCGCTGGCCGCCGAACCCCTGCACGCAAGCATCCTGGGCCTGTACGGCGAATTCATCGGGAGCGCCGAGCCCGCCTTCTTGCGCCACTGGGCCGACCTCGTGCACCTGCATGTGGAACGCGCCGTGCGGCGGCGACGCGAGGGGCGGCTGGCCCGGGTGTGGGAGGCGGTGGACGGCGACCTCGCCCGGGCGTGGACGGTGCGCGACCTCGCCGAACTCGCCCACGTCAGCAGCGAGCAGTTGCGCCTCCTCTGCCACCGCCACCTGGGGCGCAGCCCCCTGCGGCAGGTGACCCAGTTGCGCATGCAGCGCGCCACCCACCTGCTGCGCGCCACCGGGTGGTCCGTGGAGGCGGTCGCCCTGGCCGTCGGGTACGACAACGCCTTCGCCTTCTCCACCGCCTTTCGCCGCTGGGCGGGCGTGCCACCCTCGGGCTTCCGCGCAGGCAGCGCGGGGAACCGGGCGGAGGCGGGGCCGCCCTGA
- a CDS encoding sensor histidine kinase, translating to MIRKALIPPRDALGASDTLLAAFFLVAYLLMLGEPVAGEGRRLTVAGLGAAYLTLAVVAFPRLRRRGPWWVLGYTHVQAALGAVLTVVSGAGAGALGTWSGLTLLILLMVSQAARAQPLSWSLVYCAGLPLYYLGTRWDDALRLGGALFASGLFVVLTTHAAVQEGRRRAEQEARAAQLEQVNRALRASAAQAEELAATRERNRIARDIHDGLGHHLTALHVQLQAAQAVLPGDPARAGHALEQARGLTQGALADVRRSVGTLRDAPPALPDALALLAQEAHGAGVEVALRVHGARRPLGSDAEQALYRVAQEGVTNVRKHAHASRAELTLEYHPGSVTLTICDEGVGARAPGGGFGLPGARERVALLGGELRVDSAPGRGLTLSATVPR from the coding sequence ATGATCCGCAAGGCCTTGATACCCCCACGGGACGCGCTCGGCGCCAGCGACACCCTGCTGGCGGCCTTTTTCCTCGTGGCGTACCTGCTGATGCTTGGCGAGCCTGTCGCCGGCGAGGGGCGGCGCCTGACCGTCGCCGGCCTCGGCGCCGCGTACCTGACGCTGGCGGTCGTCGCCTTTCCGCGGCTTCGGCGCCGCGGGCCGTGGTGGGTGCTGGGTTACACCCACGTGCAGGCTGCCCTAGGGGCAGTCCTGACCGTGGTGAGCGGCGCGGGGGCGGGCGCCCTCGGCACCTGGAGCGGTCTCACGCTGCTGATCTTGCTGATGGTCAGTCAGGCCGCGCGGGCGCAGCCGCTGTCCTGGTCACTCGTGTACTGCGCGGGCCTGCCGCTCTACTACCTCGGAACGCGGTGGGACGACGCGCTGCGCCTCGGCGGTGCTTTATTCGCCTCCGGCCTCTTCGTGGTGCTGACCACGCACGCCGCGGTGCAGGAGGGCCGGCGCCGGGCCGAGCAGGAGGCCCGGGCCGCCCAACTCGAGCAGGTCAACCGGGCCCTGCGGGCGTCGGCCGCGCAGGCCGAGGAACTGGCCGCCACCCGGGAACGCAACCGCATCGCGCGCGACATCCACGACGGCCTCGGGCACCACCTCACGGCCCTGCACGTCCAGTTGCAGGCCGCGCAGGCCGTGCTGCCGGGCGACCCCGCGCGGGCCGGGCACGCGCTCGAACAGGCGCGCGGCCTGACGCAGGGCGCGCTCGCGGACGTGCGTCGCTCGGTGGGCACCCTGCGGGACGCGCCGCCGGCGCTGCCGGACGCGCTCGCGCTTCTGGCGCAGGAGGCCCACGGGGCCGGAGTCGAGGTGGCGCTGCGCGTACACGGCGCCCGTCGGCCGCTGGGTTCCGACGCCGAGCAGGCGCTGTACCGCGTGGCGCAGGAAGGCGTGACGAACGTCCGCAAGCACGCCCACGCCTCGCGGGCCGAGCTGACGCTGGAGTACCACCCGGGGTCGGTCACGTTGACGATCTGTGACGAGGGGGTGGGGGCGCGGGCTCCGGGCGGGGGATTCGGCCTGCCCGGGGCCCGCGAGCGGGTCGCGCTGCTGGGCGGCGAGTTGCGCGTTGACAGTGCGCCCGGACGCGGCTTGACCCTCAGCGCAACGGTGCCCCGGTGA
- a CDS encoding ArsR/SmtB family transcription factor, which produces MAVSGKRILTVDGEVSLPVLKALGSETRLLILSLLSHNVMNLAELTAALGLPHATVSFNLKHLEEAGLLHVQTVPGTRGTQKLISKRYDELHVRLPGSVAEAAPDVVAVSMPIGNYRFAQVVPTCGLAGDFQFIGTLDDPRSFFEPEHVFAQLLWFRSGFVEYAFPNNLPFGAFATELALSMELCSEAPQYDPEWPSDVTVWINDVEIGTWTCPGDFGGKRGRLTPQWWPDDQTMYGLLKRWRVTGEGTSVDDERVSDVTLGDLGLEGQHHVAVRIGVREDARHVGGLNLFGRRCGNHAQDLLMQVRYEFSQDTKPYRVK; this is translated from the coding sequence ATGGCGGTATCCGGGAAACGTATTCTCACGGTGGACGGCGAGGTCTCGCTGCCTGTGCTCAAGGCCCTGGGGTCGGAGACGCGGCTGCTGATCCTGAGCCTGCTCTCGCACAACGTGATGAACCTCGCCGAACTCACCGCCGCGCTGGGCCTGCCCCACGCCACGGTGAGTTTCAATCTCAAGCACCTGGAGGAGGCCGGGCTGCTGCACGTGCAGACGGTGCCGGGCACGCGGGGCACGCAAAAGCTGATCTCCAAACGGTACGACGAGTTGCACGTCCGGTTGCCGGGCTCGGTCGCCGAGGCCGCCCCCGATGTGGTGGCCGTCTCGATGCCCATCGGCAACTACCGCTTCGCGCAGGTGGTGCCGACCTGCGGCCTGGCGGGGGACTTCCAGTTCATCGGGACGCTCGACGACCCGAGGTCCTTTTTCGAGCCCGAACACGTCTTCGCGCAGCTCCTGTGGTTTCGCTCGGGCTTCGTCGAGTACGCGTTTCCCAACAACCTGCCCTTCGGCGCCTTTGCCACCGAACTCGCCCTCTCCATGGAACTCTGTTCGGAAGCGCCCCAGTACGACCCGGAGTGGCCTTCGGACGTGACGGTGTGGATCAACGACGTGGAGATCGGCACGTGGACCTGCCCGGGCGATTTCGGCGGGAAGCGGGGCCGTCTCACACCCCAGTGGTGGCCGGATGACCAGACGATGTACGGCCTCCTCAAACGCTGGCGCGTCACGGGAGAGGGCACCTCCGTCGACGACGAGCGGGTGTCGGACGTCACCCTGGGCGACCTGGGGCTGGAGGGCCAGCACCACGTCGCGGTGCGGATCGGCGTTCGGGAGGACGCGCGGCACGTCGGCGGGTTGAACCTGTTCGGCCGACGCTGCGGCAACCACGCGCAGGACCTGCTGATGCAGGTTCGTTACGAGTTCAGCCAGGACACGAAGCCTTACAGGGTGAAGTGA
- a CDS encoding ABC transporter substrate-binding protein has product MPHRMTLTLALALFSGALAQYSGPRVTLTYVHGFTGPDRPVMENLVKQFNDTHPNIVVRSQATPWATTYQQLPSLTAAGRAPDVVAYTEEVVGRYMASNAVTELTPATLRQYGIDQARFYPANWNAGVYNGKTYGVPVNNALMVMFVNTDLLQKSGVSKVPTTRAEYLAAARACTTDRAGRKPGQAGFDPKGLQTWGAGIPTPWMGGTLAYSVLRSNGGDIVDKNYNAAFNSPEALEALTFLTDLRLRSGTGPADATEASEITAFRQGKACFNFNGIWVLPQYQGQQGLKFQAAPLPQLGTKRPATWGASVQLGLPRQRANYDPNKTAAALTFVSWMTQPRQNLAWTASGAVPTQPGVARDPSYKTNPISGVFSGLKDTYIPTGWPWVSQVRASWDRAVESAFLGKKSPQQALQDEAAQAAKDIAQAKQSLNLK; this is encoded by the coding sequence ATGCCGCACCGAATGACCCTGACCCTCGCCCTCGCGCTCTTCAGCGGTGCCCTCGCGCAGTACAGCGGCCCCCGAGTGACCCTCACCTACGTCCACGGCTTCACCGGCCCGGACCGCCCGGTGATGGAAAACCTCGTCAAGCAGTTCAACGACACGCACCCGAACATCGTGGTGCGCTCGCAGGCCACGCCCTGGGCGACGACCTACCAGCAGCTCCCTTCCCTCACGGCGGCGGGGCGCGCCCCCGACGTGGTGGCCTACACCGAGGAGGTCGTGGGGCGTTACATGGCCTCGAATGCCGTCACCGAACTCACGCCCGCCACCCTGAGGCAGTACGGCATCGACCAGGCCCGCTTCTACCCGGCGAACTGGAACGCGGGGGTCTACAACGGGAAGACCTACGGCGTGCCCGTCAACAACGCCCTGATGGTGATGTTCGTCAACACCGACCTGCTGCAAAAGTCCGGGGTGAGCAAGGTGCCCACCACCCGGGCCGAGTATCTCGCGGCGGCGCGGGCCTGCACCACCGACCGGGCGGGCAGGAAGCCGGGTCAGGCGGGCTTCGACCCCAAGGGCCTGCAAACCTGGGGCGCGGGCATCCCGACGCCGTGGATGGGCGGCACGCTGGCCTACTCGGTGCTGCGCTCCAACGGCGGCGACATCGTGGACAAGAACTACAACGCCGCCTTCAACTCCCCCGAGGCGCTGGAGGCCCTGACCTTCCTCACCGACCTGCGGCTGCGGTCAGGCACCGGCCCCGCCGACGCGACCGAGGCGTCCGAGATCACCGCCTTCCGGCAGGGCAAGGCCTGCTTCAACTTCAACGGCATCTGGGTGCTGCCGCAGTACCAGGGCCAGCAGGGACTCAAGTTCCAGGCGGCCCCCCTGCCGCAACTCGGCACGAAGCGGCCCGCCACCTGGGGCGCGAGCGTGCAGCTCGGCCTCCCCCGGCAGCGCGCGAACTACGATCCCAACAAGACGGCCGCCGCGCTGACCTTCGTCAGTTGGATGACGCAGCCGAGGCAGAACCTCGCCTGGACCGCCTCGGGCGCCGTGCCCACCCAGCCCGGGGTGGCGCGCGACCCGTCGTACAAGACCAACCCCATCTCGGGCGTCTTCTCGGGCCTCAAGGACACCTACATCCCCACCGGCTGGCCGTGGGTGTCGCAGGTGCGCGCGTCGTGGGACCGGGCGGTCGAGTCGGCTTTCCTGGGCAAGAAGAGCCCCCAGCAGGCGCTTCAGGACGAGGCCGCGCAGGCCGCCAAGGACATCGCGCAGGCCAAGCAGTCCCTCAACCTGAAGTGA
- a CDS encoding glycoside hydrolase family 2 protein: MLTSPHPTPLLRRSEWRDLGGTWAFAFDPQGRWRVPGDVRYDRSIEVPYPPESQASGLHDTGPHPVVWYERTVHLSPEERPLAGRRLLLHFGAVDYAATVWVNGQHVTEHRGGHTPFHADVTEALGGGGDLTLTVRAQDDPRDLTQPRGKQDWLDEPHVMWHWRTTGIWQPVWLEWVPETHLSALTWTPSLDRWDLTLDARLTGPVDPALSLRTVLTLDGRLLADDRCVLVDAHLVRRIGLPDPGVEQGRDGWLWSPEAPQLIEATVELWRGETLVDRVHSYTALRSVGVDGRHFLLNGRPYFLRLALDQGYWPGTLLAADDAALLLDVERAKALGFNGVRQHQKLADPRSLYWCDVLGLLVWADMPSHYAFSTEAVERLVAEWTEAVRRDRSHPCVAAWVPFNESWGVPDLPTNPAHRDYVRALYHLTKTLDPTRPVIGNDGWEHVATDIVGVHDYSLDPAVLLGRYGTKAATEATLGDERPGLRPLFLDGFVGLSHPVVLSEFGGIDDAFSTAGAPGRQARDAEHLLVWYAELLAAVHACRGLAGFCYTQLTDTFYERNGLLHADRTPKAPLEALRAATLGPLAGTLTAQGYLPRWAARPGRQEAPAMI, from the coding sequence TTGCTTACGTCGCCTCATCCCACCCCCCTGCTGCGCCGCTCCGAGTGGCGGGACCTCGGCGGCACCTGGGCGTTCGCGTTCGATCCCCAGGGGCGGTGGCGCGTCCCCGGGGACGTGCGGTACGACCGGAGCATCGAGGTGCCCTACCCGCCCGAGAGCCAGGCGAGCGGCCTTCACGACACCGGACCCCACCCGGTCGTGTGGTACGAGCGAACCGTTCACCTGTCGCCCGAGGAGCGTCCCCTCGCGGGGCGGCGCCTCCTGCTGCACTTCGGGGCGGTCGACTACGCCGCGACGGTGTGGGTGAACGGCCAGCATGTGACCGAGCACCGGGGCGGCCATACCCCCTTTCACGCGGACGTGACGGAGGCGCTGGGCGGGGGCGGGGACCTCACGCTGACGGTCCGTGCCCAGGACGACCCGCGCGACCTGACGCAGCCGCGCGGCAAGCAGGACTGGCTGGACGAGCCGCACGTGATGTGGCACTGGCGCACGACCGGCATCTGGCAGCCCGTGTGGCTGGAGTGGGTGCCCGAGACCCACCTCTCCGCTCTCACCTGGACGCCCAGCCTCGACCGCTGGGACCTCACCCTCGACGCCCGCCTGACCGGCCCGGTGGACCCCGCGCTCAGCCTGCGCACGGTCCTCACGCTGGACGGCCGCCTGCTCGCCGACGACCGCTGCGTCCTCGTGGACGCCCACCTCGTTCGCCGGATCGGATTGCCCGACCCGGGGGTGGAGCAGGGGCGCGACGGGTGGCTCTGGAGCCCGGAGGCGCCCCAACTGATCGAGGCGACCGTCGAGCTGTGGCGCGGGGAGACGCTCGTGGACCGCGTGCACAGCTACACGGCCCTGCGCTCGGTGGGCGTGGACGGTCGCCACTTCCTGCTCAACGGGCGGCCGTACTTCCTGCGCCTCGCCCTCGACCAGGGGTACTGGCCGGGCACGCTGCTGGCGGCGGACGACGCGGCGCTGCTCCTGGACGTGGAGCGGGCCAAGGCGCTGGGCTTCAACGGGGTGCGGCAGCACCAGAAGCTCGCCGACCCCCGCTCCCTGTACTGGTGCGACGTGCTGGGCCTTCTCGTGTGGGCCGACATGCCCAGCCACTACGCCTTTTCCACGGAGGCGGTCGAGCGCCTCGTCGCCGAGTGGACCGAAGCCGTCCGCCGCGACCGCTCGCACCCGTGTGTCGCCGCCTGGGTCCCCTTCAACGAGTCGTGGGGCGTGCCCGACCTGCCCACCAACCCCGCGCACCGCGACTACGTGCGGGCGCTGTACCACCTGACGAAAACCCTCGACCCCACCCGGCCGGTGATCGGCAACGACGGCTGGGAGCATGTCGCGACCGACATCGTGGGCGTCCACGACTACAGCCTCGACCCTGCGGTGCTGCTCGGGCGCTACGGCACCAAGGCGGCCACCGAGGCGACCCTGGGGGACGAGCGCCCCGGCCTGCGCCCGCTGTTTCTCGACGGTTTCGTCGGGCTGTCGCACCCGGTCGTCCTCTCCGAGTTCGGCGGCATCGACGACGCGTTCAGCACCGCCGGGGCGCCGGGGCGGCAGGCCCGCGACGCCGAACACCTGCTGGTCTGGTACGCGGAACTCCTCGCCGCCGTCCACGCCTGCCGGGGCCTGGCCGGGTTCTGCTACACCCAGCTCACCGACACCTTCTACGAGCGCAACGGGCTGTTGCACGCCGACCGCACGCCCAAGGCTCCCCTGGAGGCGCTGCGGGCGGCCACCCTGGGCCCCCTCGCCGGCACCCTGACCGCCCAGGGCTACCTTCCCCGGTGGGCCGCCCGCCCAGGGAGACAGGAGGCGCCTGCCATGATCTGA
- a CDS encoding VC0807 family protein, whose translation MTNPSERAGPPQAARGMAAQVFPARARRLPKAVWDLLFTLVLPILILSPNFLGLGLSVSENVFGGGEAGNVRAYVLASLLPVGYVLTELALSRRVSPISLIAGTGAILSGALTFWYVDGFWFAVKDSARSYLTALLFLISAGTTLPLFRVFVDAASLGEKPGTRAALRQATRDRWIHRGLVLGTVACAVFDLIGGVVNSAVNYGRVTARFGSDAFNAQVAEVNAIMRLPEMTISLLGVGLGVWLVQQAVKRRYGAGVSLFQPRKLTDRMRERGDVAA comes from the coding sequence ATGACGAATCCATCAGAGCGTGCTGGGCCTCCCCAGGCGGCAAGGGGCATGGCGGCTCAGGTCTTTCCTGCCCGCGCACGCCGCCTGCCGAAGGCCGTCTGGGACCTGCTCTTCACCCTGGTCCTCCCGATCCTGATCCTGAGCCCGAATTTCCTGGGCCTCGGCCTCAGCGTTTCCGAGAACGTGTTCGGGGGCGGCGAGGCGGGAAACGTGCGGGCCTACGTGCTCGCTTCGCTTCTCCCCGTCGGGTACGTCCTGACGGAGCTGGCGCTCAGTCGCCGCGTGAGCCCGATCTCGCTGATCGCCGGGACGGGAGCTATCCTCTCGGGCGCCTTGACCTTCTGGTACGTGGACGGCTTCTGGTTCGCGGTCAAGGACAGCGCCCGCTCCTACCTGACGGCCCTGCTGTTCCTGATCAGCGCGGGGACGACGCTGCCCCTGTTCCGCGTCTTCGTCGACGCCGCCAGCCTGGGCGAGAAGCCGGGCACTCGGGCCGCCCTGCGGCAGGCCACGCGCGACCGGTGGATTCACCGGGGACTCGTGCTGGGCACCGTCGCCTGCGCGGTCTTCGACCTGATCGGGGGCGTGGTGAACAGCGCCGTGAATTACGGCCGGGTGACGGCCCGCTTCGGCAGCGACGCGTTCAACGCGCAGGTGGCTGAGGTCAACGCCATCATGCGCCTTCCGGAGATGACCATCAGCCTGCTGGGCGTGGGCCTCGGCGTCTGGCTCGTCCAGCAGGCCGTGAAGCGCCGGTACGGTGCGGGGGTCAGCCTGTTTCAGCCCAGGAAGCTGACCGACCGGATGCGCGAACGGGGAGACGTTGCGGCGTGA